The Sphingomonas sp. IW22 genome segment ATCAGGTATATCGCGTCTTTTTTAAAATGTCTTTAGAAAATGTGCAATATCGGAGCGTCATTCGTTTCCTGTATTTGAAGAAAAAAAGTCGAGAAGAAATTCAAAAGGAATTAGATGATATTTACGGTGAACAAAGTCCTTCATGGGCTACAACAAAACGATGGTACAATGAATTTGCAGCTGGAAGAACTTCCGTGGTGGACGTTGAAAAGTCAGGAAGGCCGTGCGAAATCAGCGAAAGAATAACGGAAAAACTACATGAAATGATACAAAATGAAAGAAGAATCACAACAAGAGAGCTTACTGTGCGCCTAAATGTTAGCAAAGGTACTCTTCAGTCATTATTGGCAAGTAGTGGCATCAGAAAGTTGTGCTCACGATTCGTGCCACGTCTTCTAACTGCTGATATGCAAGCTCACCGTTTAAAGTGTTGCCAACAGAATCTGGAAACTTTACAACGTGTTGGGGACCACATGCTGGATAACATCATCACGATGGATGAGACGCCTCTATCACTCTATATTCCCGAGTCTAGAAGGGAATCAAAAGAATGGAAACTTGCAGGAGAGACCAGTTCAAGGAAGATGAAAATATCATCACACAAAAAAGCCTTAATGCTCTCCATTTTTTGGGATGCTAATGGTGTGATTCTCACCGATTTTGCTGAATCGCGTGTTCATCTCAACAGTGAATACTATATCAACCTTGTGCGACAAGCTAGGAAACTGAGAAGGAAGAGCCGAGTCTCTAATTTGTATTATCTGCATGACAACGCACCTATTCACACTAGTGGATTGTCAACAACAGCAATTAAGGATTGTGGCTTGATTTTGCTCCCACATCCTCCCTATAGTCCAGACTTGGCTCCCTCCGATTTCTTTTTGTTCAATTATCTCAAGCGGGAACTAAGAGGTAAACATTTTTCATCAAAAGAAGATTTGCAGAAGACTGTCACTGATTATCTGGACGAGAAATCTCCCGATTTCTTCAAAAATGCCTTCTCGCAACTTGTCACTCGCTGGAAAAAATGTGTTGACGTTTCTGGAAACTTTTTTGAAAAATAATTACCTGTACATATTCATTGTTATTAATACAAAATTGTTTTGTAATCGTTCATTGTTTTCTACCATAGGCTCACTACTTATTGGGCGCACCACGTATATA includes the following:
- a CDS encoding transposase; its protein translation is MSLENVQYRSVIRFLYLKKKSREEIQKELDDIYGEQSPSWATTKRWYNEFAAGRTSVVDVEKSGRPCEISERITEKLHEMIQNERRITTRELTVRLNVSKGTLQSLLASSGIRKLCSRFVPRLLTADMQAHRLKCCQQNLETLQRVGDHMLDNIITMDETPLSLYIPESRRESKEWKLAGETSSRKMKISSHKKALMLSIFWDANGVILTDFAESRVHLNSEYYINLVRQARKLRRKSRVSNLYYLHDNAPIHTSGLSTTAIKDCGLILLPHPPYSPDLAPSDFFLFNYLKRELRGKHFSSKEDLQKTVTDYLDEKSPDFFKNAFSQLVTRWKKCVDVSGNFFEK